One segment of Niveibacterium microcysteis DNA contains the following:
- a CDS encoding CheR family methyltransferase: MGVMRERPAEASDQEMRLFQQLFYQHVGIHLAESKKPLLCGRLGNRLAELGITRYRDYHDLIAAPDGVEERQRAIDLITTNETYFFREPHHFEFMQKEVVPNVPPHGFDVWSAACSTGEEPYTIAMLLQELRPGAPWRVVASDVSSRVLRYARRGLYPMSRGQKIPHTYLKRYCLKGIGEYQGHFLVERALRERVEFKQTNLTEVPRHNARFDVIFLRNVLIYFDRPTKQKVLANVTSQLRPGGWLFVGHSESMNGLLEGFESWAPSIHRKPLP, from the coding sequence ATGGGTGTGATGCGGGAGCGACCCGCCGAGGCCAGCGACCAGGAGATGCGGCTGTTCCAGCAGCTCTTCTATCAGCACGTCGGTATTCACCTCGCGGAGTCGAAGAAGCCCTTGCTGTGCGGGCGGTTGGGCAACCGACTCGCCGAACTGGGCATCACCCGTTATCGCGACTATCACGACCTGATTGCGGCACCCGATGGGGTGGAGGAGCGCCAGCGCGCCATCGACCTGATCACCACCAACGAAACCTACTTCTTTCGCGAGCCGCACCACTTCGAGTTCATGCAGAAAGAGGTGGTGCCCAACGTGCCGCCCCACGGCTTCGATGTGTGGAGCGCAGCCTGCTCGACCGGCGAGGAGCCCTACACGATCGCGATGCTGCTGCAGGAACTGCGGCCGGGGGCGCCCTGGCGCGTCGTTGCATCGGATGTCAGCTCGCGGGTGCTGCGTTATGCGCGCCGCGGCTTGTACCCGATGTCGCGCGGCCAGAAGATTCCGCATACTTACCTGAAGCGCTACTGCCTCAAGGGCATCGGCGAGTATCAGGGGCACTTTCTCGTTGAACGCGCGCTGCGCGAACGAGTCGAATTCAAGCAGACCAATCTGACTGAAGTGCCCCGCCACAACGCGCGCTTCGACGTGATTTTTCTGCGCAACGTGCTGATCTATTTCGATCGCCCGACCAAACAGAAGGTACTGGCCAACGTCACCTCGCAGCTGCGGCCCGGCGGTTGGCTGTTCGTTGGCCATTCCGAATCCATGAACGGATTGCTTGAGGGGTTCGAATCCTGGGCGCCTTCGATTCACCGCAAGCCGCTGCCATGA
- a CDS encoding chemotaxis protein CheW — translation MSNLPATTAANRIARQQDTPSGRQFLTFTLGGEMFAIPLEHIREIIEFGGLTEIPMMPEFLRGVINLRGAVVPVIDLAARFGRPPTAIARRTCIVILEVMQEEQLMPLGVIVDAVSEVLSVEHSQIEPRPSFGAKIRAEFIEGMINHHDKFVVALDIQHVLSVDEMASLIGFGTAAAPS, via the coding sequence ATGAGCAATCTGCCTGCCACAACGGCGGCTAACCGCATCGCCCGTCAGCAGGATACGCCCAGCGGTCGTCAATTTCTGACCTTCACGCTGGGTGGCGAGATGTTTGCGATCCCGCTCGAGCACATCCGCGAGATCATCGAATTCGGCGGGCTGACCGAGATTCCGATGATGCCGGAGTTCCTGCGCGGGGTGATCAACCTGCGCGGCGCGGTGGTGCCGGTGATCGACCTCGCTGCTCGGTTTGGCCGGCCGCCCACCGCCATCGCGCGCCGCACCTGCATCGTGATTCTCGAAGTCATGCAGGAAGAGCAATTGATGCCGCTGGGCGTGATCGTCGATGCGGTCAGCGAGGTGCTGTCGGTCGAGCATAGCCAGATCGAACCGCGGCCCAGCTTCGGCGCGAAGATTCGCGCGGAGTTCATCGAAGGCATGATCAATCACCACGACAAGTTCGTCGTCGCGCTGGACATCCAGCATGTGCTGTCGGTGGACGAAATGGCGTCGCTGATCGGATTTGGTACAGCGGCGGCGCCCAGCTGA
- a CDS encoding chemotaxis protein CheD — MSHRVFINPGGVYFGEGDERIETLLGSCVAVTIWHPERRIGGMCHFLLPRRPVDVRLRLAAPDGRYGTDAIQALVDHARRRGTRLADYTVKIFGGGRVLDMEPRHGSVGDQNARFVMQQIESLGLVASAVDLTGDGYRYLRFELSSGDVWVKRGQGVMGGRRSAARPETGRLG, encoded by the coding sequence ATGAGCCACCGCGTCTTCATCAATCCGGGTGGCGTCTACTTCGGCGAAGGCGACGAGCGCATCGAGACGCTGCTTGGGTCCTGCGTGGCGGTGACGATCTGGCATCCGGAGCGCCGCATTGGCGGCATGTGCCACTTCCTGCTGCCGCGCCGCCCGGTCGATGTGAGGCTGCGCCTTGCTGCGCCGGACGGGCGCTATGGCACCGATGCAATCCAGGCCTTGGTGGACCACGCGCGGCGACGCGGTACGCGGCTGGCGGACTACACGGTGAAGATTTTCGGCGGTGGCCGGGTGCTCGATATGGAGCCTCGCCATGGCAGTGTGGGGGACCAGAACGCGCGATTCGTGATGCAGCAGATCGAATCCCTGGGGCTGGTTGCATCGGCGGTGGATTTGACCGGCGATGGCTATCGTTACCTGCGCTTTGAATTGAGCAGCGGGGATGTCTGGGTCAAGCGCGGGCAGGGTGTGATGGGCGGGCGGCGCTCAGCGGCGCGGCCGGAAACCGGGAGATTGGGCTGA
- a CDS encoding methyl-accepting chemotaxis protein, with the protein MKLVHKMLSLVLAALFGIVVLVGVNYQKANDLFEAANFSTVNVVPSLIALNTINNATGDNVTAVWRMAQAKTPAEIAEIEQHTAANSKKANEAFALYEKDLVADDKDRALLKEEIGIRDSIRAVRTKYIDLLKQGKRPEAMAVLSGELAPLFDKYDKALDAHIQYNVGIAKDAEKTAVDVKSRSTLVALATAGVTLFVVALIGFLVTRSIFRSLGGEPDYASSVVQQVAEGDLTVAIQTAKGDETSLLASMKRMVERLTGTISEISENATALASVSEQISASAQTLSQNASEQAASVEQTSSAVEEITSTVAQNTENARVTDTMATTSATEAGEGGAAVKETVAAMRQIANKIGIIDDIAYQTNLLALNAAIEAARAGEHGKGFAVVAAEVRKLAERSQVAAQEISGLAGNSVAMAERAGGLLDQMVPAIRKTADLVQEISAASREQTHGLGQISSAMSQLAETTQANASASEELSSSSEEMSAQAVQLQELVGFFKVADATHGRSHGAMRAVRKSVAKPAPAGTRRSTLDRGDDPVDESSFTRF; encoded by the coding sequence ATGAAACTGGTCCACAAAATGCTCAGCCTGGTCCTGGCGGCGCTGTTCGGCATCGTCGTGCTGGTGGGCGTGAATTACCAGAAGGCGAACGACCTGTTCGAGGCCGCGAACTTCTCCACCGTGAATGTGGTGCCGAGCCTCATTGCGCTGAACACAATCAACAACGCTACCGGCGACAACGTCACGGCCGTGTGGCGCATGGCGCAAGCCAAGACGCCGGCCGAGATCGCAGAGATCGAGCAGCACACCGCCGCGAACTCGAAGAAGGCCAACGAGGCCTTTGCGCTCTATGAAAAAGACCTGGTTGCGGACGACAAGGACCGCGCCTTGCTGAAAGAAGAGATCGGCATTCGAGACTCGATACGCGCTGTGCGGACGAAGTACATCGATCTGCTCAAACAGGGCAAGCGTCCGGAGGCGATGGCTGTGCTTTCTGGCGAGCTCGCGCCGCTGTTCGACAAGTACGACAAAGCGCTCGATGCCCACATCCAGTACAACGTGGGGATTGCCAAGGACGCCGAGAAGACTGCTGTTGACGTCAAGTCCCGTTCAACGCTGGTCGCGCTTGCGACGGCTGGCGTCACGCTGTTTGTCGTTGCGCTGATCGGCTTTCTCGTGACGCGCTCGATCTTTCGGTCGCTGGGCGGCGAGCCCGACTATGCGTCGTCGGTGGTGCAACAGGTTGCCGAGGGCGATCTGACCGTCGCCATCCAGACAGCCAAAGGTGACGAGACCAGCTTGCTGGCGAGCATGAAGCGGATGGTCGAACGCCTGACCGGAACGATCTCCGAAATCAGTGAGAACGCAACGGCGCTTGCCTCAGTGTCAGAACAGATCTCGGCTTCTGCGCAGACACTTTCACAGAACGCTTCCGAGCAGGCTGCGAGCGTCGAGCAGACCAGTTCCGCGGTGGAGGAAATCACCTCCACCGTTGCGCAGAACACCGAGAACGCGCGGGTGACCGACACGATGGCCACTACCTCCGCGACCGAGGCGGGCGAGGGCGGCGCTGCCGTGAAGGAAACCGTCGCCGCGATGCGCCAGATCGCGAACAAGATCGGCATCATCGACGACATCGCTTATCAAACCAACCTGCTGGCGCTCAACGCGGCGATCGAGGCCGCCCGCGCTGGCGAGCACGGCAAGGGTTTCGCCGTCGTGGCCGCAGAAGTGCGCAAGCTCGCCGAGCGCAGCCAAGTGGCCGCGCAGGAGATCAGCGGGCTGGCTGGCAACAGCGTCGCGATGGCCGAGCGCGCCGGCGGGCTGCTCGACCAGATGGTGCCGGCCATCCGCAAGACGGCCGACCTTGTGCAGGAGATTTCGGCTGCTTCGCGCGAGCAGACGCACGGCTTGGGGCAGATCAGCTCGGCGATGAGCCAACTGGCCGAGACCACGCAGGCCAATGCCTCGGCGTCGGAAGAGCTGTCGTCGTCGTCGGAGGAGATGAGCGCTCAGGCGGTACAGCTGCAGGAGTTGGTTGGTTTCTTCAAGGTCGCCGACGCAACACATGGCCGCAGTCACGGTGCCATGCGCGCCGTACGCAAGAGCGTGGCGAAGCCCGCACCGGCCGGCACCCGCCGCTCGACGCTGGACCGGGGTGACGATCCGGTCGACGAATCGTCCTTCACCCGGTTCTGA